In a genomic window of Gadus chalcogrammus isolate NIFS_2021 chromosome 17, NIFS_Gcha_1.0, whole genome shotgun sequence:
- the map4k2 gene encoding mitogen-activated protein kinase kinase kinase kinase 2 isoform X2, giving the protein MNTIGVSFLDPLDDYELIHRIGCGTYGDVFKARNIKTSEMTAIKIVKLDPGDDITAIQQEITMMKECKHKNIVAYFGSYHRNTKLWICMEFCGGGSLQDIYQVTGPLKEKQIAYVCRETLQGLHHLHEAGKMHRDIKGANILLTERGDVKLADFGVAAEISASVAKRKSFIGTPYWMAPEVAAVEKKGGYNHLCDIWAVGITAIELAELQPPMFELHPMRALMLMSKSSFQPPRLKDKTLWSSGFHSFVKMSLIKSTRKRPSAETLLQHPFVTQLLTRNLVIELLDTVNHPELHPAAHSMDDGELEIGEAAPDKIQSAGKHLAVERTLSEEQFDQVKFGPPLRKVTDPELGRYDDDWSLSGEEDTSPSLLECVEEALQLRSLTIRRAPPSDGGSGQAGRKSVLFSPTTASLPAFSCLIPDVVDQEDMTSRPSCTLGPGSAVASSSTSSAGSSPGELNGLARYSATQDVRQRGSDPCLPVLDAVLAEKKAEVVAAAAAPKRETPLSPEWSTLRKKTEDSKADWHGLPPTPQVHMGACFSKVFNGCPLKIHCAVTWILPKTRDQYLILGAEEGVYTLNLNELHEDTLEKLLPQRCTWLYVMNNVLMSVSGKSTQLYSHSLVALFGQRGQQLRRHGSLSLGTHRLSERIGPGRKYAISVKIPDTKGCRRCGVARNPYTDSTFLCGAVPSGLVLLLWYEPLQKFMQLKHIAITLPESLPVFELLVLVTDEFPQLCIGVRSRTSSTDPQLNFDIVELNGTPNNTPESSCVETGQVTQLDRDTVLIALERSVKIVNLQGLPTKELTHEMVFDFPIDTLVCLQDSILAFWKHGLKGRSLHSNEVTQEITDNTRLFRVLGTNRDIILQSTPTDDPHAFSNLYILTGHESSY; this is encoded by the exons ATGAATACAATAGGAGTTTCGTTCCTCGACCCCTTGGATGATTATGAATTAATTCATCGAATAGGGTGCGGCACGTACGGAGATGTGTTCAAG GCCCGTAACATCAAGACCTCCGAAATGACGGCCATTAAGATCGTCAAACTGGACCCTG GCGATGACATCACAGCCATCCAACAGGAGATTACCATGATGAAGGAGTGCAAGCACAAAAACATTGTGGCCTATTTTGGCAGCTACCACAG GAATACTAAGCTGTGGATCTGCATGGAGTTCTGTGGGGGAGGGTCGCTACAGGATATTTACCagg TGACGGGCCCTCTGAAGGAGAAACAGATAGCCTACGTCTGCCGGGAAACACTGCAG GGCTTGCATCACCTGCACGAAGCGGGCAAGATGcacagagatataaag GGCGCCAACATCCTcctgacagagagaggagatgtgAAACTAG CTGATTTCGGGGTGGCAGCAGAGATCAGCGCGTCAGTTGCCAAGAGAAAGTCTTTCATAGGAACGCCTTACTG GATGGCGCCCGaggtggcggcggtggagaAGAAGGGCGGGTACAACCACCTGTGTGACATCTGGGCGGTGGGCATCACGGCCATCGAGCTGGCGGAGCTCCAGCCCCCCATGTTCGAGCTGCACCCCATGAG AGCACTTATGCTGATGTCCAAAAGCAGCTTCCAGCCACCAAGACTGAAGGACAAAACCCTGTG GTCTTCAGGGTTCCATAGTTTTGTCAAGATGTCTCTTATTAAAAGCACCCGTAAGAGGCCCTCGGCTGAGACACTACTGCag catCCCTTTGTGACGCAGCTGTTGACGCGTAACCTGGTGATCGAGCTGCTGGACACGGTCAACCACCCCGAGCTCCACCCCGCGGCCCACAGCATGGACGACGGCGAGCTGgag ATTGGGGAAGCTGCACCAGACAAGATCCAGTCAGCAGGGAAACACCTGGCTGTGGAGAGAACTCTGTCTGAGGAGCAGT TCGACCAAGTCAAGTTCGGGCCCCCGCTCCGAAAGGTGACAGATCCAGAGCTG GGACGCTACGACGACGACTGGAGTCTCTCCGGGGAGGAAGACACGTCACC GAGCCTGTTGGAATGTGTGGAAGAGGCTCTTCAGCTGAG AAGCTTAACCATTCGGAGGGCGCCACCTAGCGAC GGGGGCAGTGGTCAGGCCGGCAGGAAGAGTGTGTTGTTCAGCCCCACCACAGCGTCCCTCCCGGCCTTCAGCTGCCTGATCCCTGACGTGGTGGACCAGGAGGACATGACGTCCAGGCCCAGCTGCACCCTGGGTCCTGGCTCGGCCGtggcctccagctccacctccagcgccggctcctcccccggTGAGTTAAATG GCCTGGCCAGGTACTCGGCCACCCAGGACGTGCGACAGCGAGGCAGTGACCCGTGTCTGCCCGTGTTGGACGCCGTGTTGGCGGAGAAGAAGGCGGAGGTcgttgcggcggcggcggctcctaAACGGGAGACGCCCCTCTCCCCCGAATGGAGCACCCTGAGGAAGAAGACGGAGGACTCT AAAGCAGACTGGCATGGACTGCCCCCAACACCTCAAGTCCAT ATGGGCGCGTGTTTCTCTAAAGTGTTCAACGGTTGTCCTCTGAAGATCCACTGTGCCGTCACCTGGATCCTGCCCAAGACCAGAG ATCAGTACCTCATACTGGGGGCAGAAGAGGGTGTCTACACACTAAACCTCAATGAGCTTCACGAAGACACACTAGAAAAG cTGCTCCCCCAGCGCTGCACGTGGCTCTATGTGATGAACAACGTGTTGATGTCTGTATCAG GGAAGTCCACCCAGCTGTACTCCCACAGTCTGGTGGCCCTGTTCGGGCAGCGGGGCCAGCAGCTGAGGAGACACGGGAGCCTGTCGCTGGGAACCCACCGGCTCAGCGAGAGGATCGGCCCCGG TAGGAAGTATGCTATCTCAGTGAAGATACCAGACACTAAAGGCTGCAGGAGGTGtggcgttg CTAGGAACCCCTACACCGACAGCACCTTCCTCTGTGGGGCCGTGCCGTCAGGACTGGTCCTCCTGCTGTGGTACGAACCACTGCAGAAGTTCATGCAACTAaag CACATAGCGATAACCCTCCCAGAGTCCCTGCCTGTCTTTGAGCTCCTGGTGCTGGTGACGGATGAGTTCCCTCAGCTCTGCATCGGGGTCCGAAGCAGGACGTCCTCCACGGACCCGCAGCTCAACTTTGACATAGTCGAGCTGAACGGCACTCCCAATAACACACCGG agagCAGCTGTGTAGAGACAGGACAGGTGACACAGCTGGACAGAGACACGGTTCTCATCGCCCTGGAGA GAAGTGTTAAGATTGTGAATCTGCAAGGGCTTCCCACCAAAGAGCTAACCCATGAGATGGTCTTTGACTTCCCGATCGACACACTAG TTTGTTTACAGGACAGCATCCTGGCGTTCTGGAAACACGGGCTGAAAGGAAGGAGTCTTCATTCAAATGAG GTTACACAGGAAATCACAGACAACACTCGCCTGTTCAGGGTGTTGGGCACAAACAG GGATATAATCCTACAGAGCACACCAACCGACGACCCACATGCGTTTAGCAACCTCTACATCTTAACGGGTCATGAAAGCAGCTACTGA
- the map4k2 gene encoding mitogen-activated protein kinase kinase kinase kinase 2 isoform X1 — MNTIGVSFLDPLDDYELIHRIGCGTYGDVFKARNIKTSEMTAIKIVKLDPGDDITAIQQEITMMKECKHKNIVAYFGSYHRNTKLWICMEFCGGGSLQDIYQVTGPLKEKQIAYVCRETLQGLHHLHEAGKMHRDIKGANILLTERGDVKLADFGVAAEISASVAKRKSFIGTPYWMAPEVAAVEKKGGYNHLCDIWAVGITAIELAELQPPMFELHPMRALMLMSKSSFQPPRLKDKTLWSSGFHSFVKMSLIKSTRKRPSAETLLQHPFVTQLLTRNLVIELLDTVNHPELHPAAHSMDDGELEIGEAAPDKIQSAGKHLAVERTLSEEQFDQVKFGPPLRKVTDPELQGRYDDDWSLSGEEDTSPSLLECVEEALQLRSLTIRRAPPSDGGSGQAGRKSVLFSPTTASLPAFSCLIPDVVDQEDMTSRPSCTLGPGSAVASSSTSSAGSSPGELNGLARYSATQDVRQRGSDPCLPVLDAVLAEKKAEVVAAAAAPKRETPLSPEWSTLRKKTEDSKADWHGLPPTPQVHMGACFSKVFNGCPLKIHCAVTWILPKTRDQYLILGAEEGVYTLNLNELHEDTLEKLLPQRCTWLYVMNNVLMSVSGKSTQLYSHSLVALFGQRGQQLRRHGSLSLGTHRLSERIGPGRKYAISVKIPDTKGCRRCGVARNPYTDSTFLCGAVPSGLVLLLWYEPLQKFMQLKHIAITLPESLPVFELLVLVTDEFPQLCIGVRSRTSSTDPQLNFDIVELNGTPNNTPESSCVETGQVTQLDRDTVLIALERSVKIVNLQGLPTKELTHEMVFDFPIDTLVCLQDSILAFWKHGLKGRSLHSNEVTQEITDNTRLFRVLGTNRDIILQSTPTDDPHAFSNLYILTGHESSY, encoded by the exons ATGAATACAATAGGAGTTTCGTTCCTCGACCCCTTGGATGATTATGAATTAATTCATCGAATAGGGTGCGGCACGTACGGAGATGTGTTCAAG GCCCGTAACATCAAGACCTCCGAAATGACGGCCATTAAGATCGTCAAACTGGACCCTG GCGATGACATCACAGCCATCCAACAGGAGATTACCATGATGAAGGAGTGCAAGCACAAAAACATTGTGGCCTATTTTGGCAGCTACCACAG GAATACTAAGCTGTGGATCTGCATGGAGTTCTGTGGGGGAGGGTCGCTACAGGATATTTACCagg TGACGGGCCCTCTGAAGGAGAAACAGATAGCCTACGTCTGCCGGGAAACACTGCAG GGCTTGCATCACCTGCACGAAGCGGGCAAGATGcacagagatataaag GGCGCCAACATCCTcctgacagagagaggagatgtgAAACTAG CTGATTTCGGGGTGGCAGCAGAGATCAGCGCGTCAGTTGCCAAGAGAAAGTCTTTCATAGGAACGCCTTACTG GATGGCGCCCGaggtggcggcggtggagaAGAAGGGCGGGTACAACCACCTGTGTGACATCTGGGCGGTGGGCATCACGGCCATCGAGCTGGCGGAGCTCCAGCCCCCCATGTTCGAGCTGCACCCCATGAG AGCACTTATGCTGATGTCCAAAAGCAGCTTCCAGCCACCAAGACTGAAGGACAAAACCCTGTG GTCTTCAGGGTTCCATAGTTTTGTCAAGATGTCTCTTATTAAAAGCACCCGTAAGAGGCCCTCGGCTGAGACACTACTGCag catCCCTTTGTGACGCAGCTGTTGACGCGTAACCTGGTGATCGAGCTGCTGGACACGGTCAACCACCCCGAGCTCCACCCCGCGGCCCACAGCATGGACGACGGCGAGCTGgag ATTGGGGAAGCTGCACCAGACAAGATCCAGTCAGCAGGGAAACACCTGGCTGTGGAGAGAACTCTGTCTGAGGAGCAGT TCGACCAAGTCAAGTTCGGGCCCCCGCTCCGAAAGGTGACAGATCCAGAGCTG CAGGGACGCTACGACGACGACTGGAGTCTCTCCGGGGAGGAAGACACGTCACC GAGCCTGTTGGAATGTGTGGAAGAGGCTCTTCAGCTGAG AAGCTTAACCATTCGGAGGGCGCCACCTAGCGAC GGGGGCAGTGGTCAGGCCGGCAGGAAGAGTGTGTTGTTCAGCCCCACCACAGCGTCCCTCCCGGCCTTCAGCTGCCTGATCCCTGACGTGGTGGACCAGGAGGACATGACGTCCAGGCCCAGCTGCACCCTGGGTCCTGGCTCGGCCGtggcctccagctccacctccagcgccggctcctcccccggTGAGTTAAATG GCCTGGCCAGGTACTCGGCCACCCAGGACGTGCGACAGCGAGGCAGTGACCCGTGTCTGCCCGTGTTGGACGCCGTGTTGGCGGAGAAGAAGGCGGAGGTcgttgcggcggcggcggctcctaAACGGGAGACGCCCCTCTCCCCCGAATGGAGCACCCTGAGGAAGAAGACGGAGGACTCT AAAGCAGACTGGCATGGACTGCCCCCAACACCTCAAGTCCAT ATGGGCGCGTGTTTCTCTAAAGTGTTCAACGGTTGTCCTCTGAAGATCCACTGTGCCGTCACCTGGATCCTGCCCAAGACCAGAG ATCAGTACCTCATACTGGGGGCAGAAGAGGGTGTCTACACACTAAACCTCAATGAGCTTCACGAAGACACACTAGAAAAG cTGCTCCCCCAGCGCTGCACGTGGCTCTATGTGATGAACAACGTGTTGATGTCTGTATCAG GGAAGTCCACCCAGCTGTACTCCCACAGTCTGGTGGCCCTGTTCGGGCAGCGGGGCCAGCAGCTGAGGAGACACGGGAGCCTGTCGCTGGGAACCCACCGGCTCAGCGAGAGGATCGGCCCCGG TAGGAAGTATGCTATCTCAGTGAAGATACCAGACACTAAAGGCTGCAGGAGGTGtggcgttg CTAGGAACCCCTACACCGACAGCACCTTCCTCTGTGGGGCCGTGCCGTCAGGACTGGTCCTCCTGCTGTGGTACGAACCACTGCAGAAGTTCATGCAACTAaag CACATAGCGATAACCCTCCCAGAGTCCCTGCCTGTCTTTGAGCTCCTGGTGCTGGTGACGGATGAGTTCCCTCAGCTCTGCATCGGGGTCCGAAGCAGGACGTCCTCCACGGACCCGCAGCTCAACTTTGACATAGTCGAGCTGAACGGCACTCCCAATAACACACCGG agagCAGCTGTGTAGAGACAGGACAGGTGACACAGCTGGACAGAGACACGGTTCTCATCGCCCTGGAGA GAAGTGTTAAGATTGTGAATCTGCAAGGGCTTCCCACCAAAGAGCTAACCCATGAGATGGTCTTTGACTTCCCGATCGACACACTAG TTTGTTTACAGGACAGCATCCTGGCGTTCTGGAAACACGGGCTGAAAGGAAGGAGTCTTCATTCAAATGAG GTTACACAGGAAATCACAGACAACACTCGCCTGTTCAGGGTGTTGGGCACAAACAG GGATATAATCCTACAGAGCACACCAACCGACGACCCACATGCGTTTAGCAACCTCTACATCTTAACGGGTCATGAAAGCAGCTACTGA
- the map4k2 gene encoding mitogen-activated protein kinase kinase kinase kinase 2 isoform X5: MNTIGVSFLDPLDDYELIHRIGCGTYGDVFKARNIKTSEMTAIKIVKLDPGDDITAIQQEITMMKECKHKNIVAYFGSYHRNTKLWICMEFCGGGSLQDIYQVTGPLKEKQIAYVCRETLQGLHHLHEAGKMHRDIKGANILLTERGDVKLADFGVAAEISASVAKRKSFIGTPYWMAPEVAAVEKKGGYNHLCDIWAVGITAIELAELQPPMFELHPMRALMLMSKSSFQPPRLKDKTLWSSGFHSFVKMSLIKSTRKRPSAETLLQHPFVTQLLTRNLVIELLDTVNHPELHPAAHSMDDGELEIGEAAPDKIQSAGKHLAVERTLSEEQFDQVKFGPPLRKVTDPELGRYDDDWSLSGEEDTSPSLTIRRAPPSDGGSGQAGRKSVLFSPTTASLPAFSCLIPDVVDQEDMTSRPSCTLGPGSAVASSSTSSAGSSPGELNGLARYSATQDVRQRGSDPCLPVLDAVLAEKKAEVVAAAAAPKRETPLSPEWSTLRKKTEDSKADWHGLPPTPQVHMGACFSKVFNGCPLKIHCAVTWILPKTRDQYLILGAEEGVYTLNLNELHEDTLEKLLPQRCTWLYVMNNVLMSVSGKSTQLYSHSLVALFGQRGQQLRRHGSLSLGTHRLSERIGPGRKYAISVKIPDTKGCRRCGVARNPYTDSTFLCGAVPSGLVLLLWYEPLQKFMQLKHIAITLPESLPVFELLVLVTDEFPQLCIGVRSRTSSTDPQLNFDIVELNGTPNNTPESSCVETGQVTQLDRDTVLIALERSVKIVNLQGLPTKELTHEMVFDFPIDTLVCLQDSILAFWKHGLKGRSLHSNEVTQEITDNTRLFRVLGTNRDIILQSTPTDDPHAFSNLYILTGHESSY, from the exons ATGAATACAATAGGAGTTTCGTTCCTCGACCCCTTGGATGATTATGAATTAATTCATCGAATAGGGTGCGGCACGTACGGAGATGTGTTCAAG GCCCGTAACATCAAGACCTCCGAAATGACGGCCATTAAGATCGTCAAACTGGACCCTG GCGATGACATCACAGCCATCCAACAGGAGATTACCATGATGAAGGAGTGCAAGCACAAAAACATTGTGGCCTATTTTGGCAGCTACCACAG GAATACTAAGCTGTGGATCTGCATGGAGTTCTGTGGGGGAGGGTCGCTACAGGATATTTACCagg TGACGGGCCCTCTGAAGGAGAAACAGATAGCCTACGTCTGCCGGGAAACACTGCAG GGCTTGCATCACCTGCACGAAGCGGGCAAGATGcacagagatataaag GGCGCCAACATCCTcctgacagagagaggagatgtgAAACTAG CTGATTTCGGGGTGGCAGCAGAGATCAGCGCGTCAGTTGCCAAGAGAAAGTCTTTCATAGGAACGCCTTACTG GATGGCGCCCGaggtggcggcggtggagaAGAAGGGCGGGTACAACCACCTGTGTGACATCTGGGCGGTGGGCATCACGGCCATCGAGCTGGCGGAGCTCCAGCCCCCCATGTTCGAGCTGCACCCCATGAG AGCACTTATGCTGATGTCCAAAAGCAGCTTCCAGCCACCAAGACTGAAGGACAAAACCCTGTG GTCTTCAGGGTTCCATAGTTTTGTCAAGATGTCTCTTATTAAAAGCACCCGTAAGAGGCCCTCGGCTGAGACACTACTGCag catCCCTTTGTGACGCAGCTGTTGACGCGTAACCTGGTGATCGAGCTGCTGGACACGGTCAACCACCCCGAGCTCCACCCCGCGGCCCACAGCATGGACGACGGCGAGCTGgag ATTGGGGAAGCTGCACCAGACAAGATCCAGTCAGCAGGGAAACACCTGGCTGTGGAGAGAACTCTGTCTGAGGAGCAGT TCGACCAAGTCAAGTTCGGGCCCCCGCTCCGAAAGGTGACAGATCCAGAGCTG GGACGCTACGACGACGACTGGAGTCTCTCCGGGGAGGAAGACACGTCACC AAGCTTAACCATTCGGAGGGCGCCACCTAGCGAC GGGGGCAGTGGTCAGGCCGGCAGGAAGAGTGTGTTGTTCAGCCCCACCACAGCGTCCCTCCCGGCCTTCAGCTGCCTGATCCCTGACGTGGTGGACCAGGAGGACATGACGTCCAGGCCCAGCTGCACCCTGGGTCCTGGCTCGGCCGtggcctccagctccacctccagcgccggctcctcccccggTGAGTTAAATG GCCTGGCCAGGTACTCGGCCACCCAGGACGTGCGACAGCGAGGCAGTGACCCGTGTCTGCCCGTGTTGGACGCCGTGTTGGCGGAGAAGAAGGCGGAGGTcgttgcggcggcggcggctcctaAACGGGAGACGCCCCTCTCCCCCGAATGGAGCACCCTGAGGAAGAAGACGGAGGACTCT AAAGCAGACTGGCATGGACTGCCCCCAACACCTCAAGTCCAT ATGGGCGCGTGTTTCTCTAAAGTGTTCAACGGTTGTCCTCTGAAGATCCACTGTGCCGTCACCTGGATCCTGCCCAAGACCAGAG ATCAGTACCTCATACTGGGGGCAGAAGAGGGTGTCTACACACTAAACCTCAATGAGCTTCACGAAGACACACTAGAAAAG cTGCTCCCCCAGCGCTGCACGTGGCTCTATGTGATGAACAACGTGTTGATGTCTGTATCAG GGAAGTCCACCCAGCTGTACTCCCACAGTCTGGTGGCCCTGTTCGGGCAGCGGGGCCAGCAGCTGAGGAGACACGGGAGCCTGTCGCTGGGAACCCACCGGCTCAGCGAGAGGATCGGCCCCGG TAGGAAGTATGCTATCTCAGTGAAGATACCAGACACTAAAGGCTGCAGGAGGTGtggcgttg CTAGGAACCCCTACACCGACAGCACCTTCCTCTGTGGGGCCGTGCCGTCAGGACTGGTCCTCCTGCTGTGGTACGAACCACTGCAGAAGTTCATGCAACTAaag CACATAGCGATAACCCTCCCAGAGTCCCTGCCTGTCTTTGAGCTCCTGGTGCTGGTGACGGATGAGTTCCCTCAGCTCTGCATCGGGGTCCGAAGCAGGACGTCCTCCACGGACCCGCAGCTCAACTTTGACATAGTCGAGCTGAACGGCACTCCCAATAACACACCGG agagCAGCTGTGTAGAGACAGGACAGGTGACACAGCTGGACAGAGACACGGTTCTCATCGCCCTGGAGA GAAGTGTTAAGATTGTGAATCTGCAAGGGCTTCCCACCAAAGAGCTAACCCATGAGATGGTCTTTGACTTCCCGATCGACACACTAG TTTGTTTACAGGACAGCATCCTGGCGTTCTGGAAACACGGGCTGAAAGGAAGGAGTCTTCATTCAAATGAG GTTACACAGGAAATCACAGACAACACTCGCCTGTTCAGGGTGTTGGGCACAAACAG GGATATAATCCTACAGAGCACACCAACCGACGACCCACATGCGTTTAGCAACCTCTACATCTTAACGGGTCATGAAAGCAGCTACTGA
- the map4k2 gene encoding mitogen-activated protein kinase kinase kinase kinase 2 isoform X3, protein MNTIGVSFLDPLDDYELIHRIGCGTYGDVFKARNIKTSEMTAIKIVKLDPGDDITAIQQEITMMKECKHKNIVAYFGSYHRNTKLWICMEFCGGGSLQDIYQVTGPLKEKQIAYVCRETLQGLHHLHEAGKMHRDIKGANILLTERGDVKLADFGVAAEISASVAKRKSFIGTPYWMAPEVAAVEKKGGYNHLCDIWAVGITAIELAELQPPMFELHPMRALMLMSKSSFQPPRLKDKTLWSSGFHSFVKMSLIKSTRKRPSAETLLQHPFVTQLLTRNLVIELLDTVNHPELHPAAHSMDDGELEIGEAAPDKIQSAGKHLAVERTLSEEQFDQVKFGPPLRKVTDPELQGRYDDDWSLSGEEDTSPSLLECVEEALQLRSLTIRRAPPSDGGSGQAGRKSVLFSPTTASLPAFSCLIPDVVDQEDMTSRPSCTLGPGSAVASSSTSSAGSSPGLARYSATQDVRQRGSDPCLPVLDAVLAEKKAEVVAAAAAPKRETPLSPEWSTLRKKTEDSKADWHGLPPTPQVHMGACFSKVFNGCPLKIHCAVTWILPKTRDQYLILGAEEGVYTLNLNELHEDTLEKLLPQRCTWLYVMNNVLMSVSGKSTQLYSHSLVALFGQRGQQLRRHGSLSLGTHRLSERIGPGRKYAISVKIPDTKGCRRCGVARNPYTDSTFLCGAVPSGLVLLLWYEPLQKFMQLKHIAITLPESLPVFELLVLVTDEFPQLCIGVRSRTSSTDPQLNFDIVELNGTPNNTPESSCVETGQVTQLDRDTVLIALERSVKIVNLQGLPTKELTHEMVFDFPIDTLVCLQDSILAFWKHGLKGRSLHSNEVTQEITDNTRLFRVLGTNRDIILQSTPTDDPHAFSNLYILTGHESSY, encoded by the exons ATGAATACAATAGGAGTTTCGTTCCTCGACCCCTTGGATGATTATGAATTAATTCATCGAATAGGGTGCGGCACGTACGGAGATGTGTTCAAG GCCCGTAACATCAAGACCTCCGAAATGACGGCCATTAAGATCGTCAAACTGGACCCTG GCGATGACATCACAGCCATCCAACAGGAGATTACCATGATGAAGGAGTGCAAGCACAAAAACATTGTGGCCTATTTTGGCAGCTACCACAG GAATACTAAGCTGTGGATCTGCATGGAGTTCTGTGGGGGAGGGTCGCTACAGGATATTTACCagg TGACGGGCCCTCTGAAGGAGAAACAGATAGCCTACGTCTGCCGGGAAACACTGCAG GGCTTGCATCACCTGCACGAAGCGGGCAAGATGcacagagatataaag GGCGCCAACATCCTcctgacagagagaggagatgtgAAACTAG CTGATTTCGGGGTGGCAGCAGAGATCAGCGCGTCAGTTGCCAAGAGAAAGTCTTTCATAGGAACGCCTTACTG GATGGCGCCCGaggtggcggcggtggagaAGAAGGGCGGGTACAACCACCTGTGTGACATCTGGGCGGTGGGCATCACGGCCATCGAGCTGGCGGAGCTCCAGCCCCCCATGTTCGAGCTGCACCCCATGAG AGCACTTATGCTGATGTCCAAAAGCAGCTTCCAGCCACCAAGACTGAAGGACAAAACCCTGTG GTCTTCAGGGTTCCATAGTTTTGTCAAGATGTCTCTTATTAAAAGCACCCGTAAGAGGCCCTCGGCTGAGACACTACTGCag catCCCTTTGTGACGCAGCTGTTGACGCGTAACCTGGTGATCGAGCTGCTGGACACGGTCAACCACCCCGAGCTCCACCCCGCGGCCCACAGCATGGACGACGGCGAGCTGgag ATTGGGGAAGCTGCACCAGACAAGATCCAGTCAGCAGGGAAACACCTGGCTGTGGAGAGAACTCTGTCTGAGGAGCAGT TCGACCAAGTCAAGTTCGGGCCCCCGCTCCGAAAGGTGACAGATCCAGAGCTG CAGGGACGCTACGACGACGACTGGAGTCTCTCCGGGGAGGAAGACACGTCACC GAGCCTGTTGGAATGTGTGGAAGAGGCTCTTCAGCTGAG AAGCTTAACCATTCGGAGGGCGCCACCTAGCGAC GGGGGCAGTGGTCAGGCCGGCAGGAAGAGTGTGTTGTTCAGCCCCACCACAGCGTCCCTCCCGGCCTTCAGCTGCCTGATCCCTGACGTGGTGGACCAGGAGGACATGACGTCCAGGCCCAGCTGCACCCTGGGTCCTGGCTCGGCCGtggcctccagctccacctccagcgccggctcctcccccg GCCTGGCCAGGTACTCGGCCACCCAGGACGTGCGACAGCGAGGCAGTGACCCGTGTCTGCCCGTGTTGGACGCCGTGTTGGCGGAGAAGAAGGCGGAGGTcgttgcggcggcggcggctcctaAACGGGAGACGCCCCTCTCCCCCGAATGGAGCACCCTGAGGAAGAAGACGGAGGACTCT AAAGCAGACTGGCATGGACTGCCCCCAACACCTCAAGTCCAT ATGGGCGCGTGTTTCTCTAAAGTGTTCAACGGTTGTCCTCTGAAGATCCACTGTGCCGTCACCTGGATCCTGCCCAAGACCAGAG ATCAGTACCTCATACTGGGGGCAGAAGAGGGTGTCTACACACTAAACCTCAATGAGCTTCACGAAGACACACTAGAAAAG cTGCTCCCCCAGCGCTGCACGTGGCTCTATGTGATGAACAACGTGTTGATGTCTGTATCAG GGAAGTCCACCCAGCTGTACTCCCACAGTCTGGTGGCCCTGTTCGGGCAGCGGGGCCAGCAGCTGAGGAGACACGGGAGCCTGTCGCTGGGAACCCACCGGCTCAGCGAGAGGATCGGCCCCGG TAGGAAGTATGCTATCTCAGTGAAGATACCAGACACTAAAGGCTGCAGGAGGTGtggcgttg CTAGGAACCCCTACACCGACAGCACCTTCCTCTGTGGGGCCGTGCCGTCAGGACTGGTCCTCCTGCTGTGGTACGAACCACTGCAGAAGTTCATGCAACTAaag CACATAGCGATAACCCTCCCAGAGTCCCTGCCTGTCTTTGAGCTCCTGGTGCTGGTGACGGATGAGTTCCCTCAGCTCTGCATCGGGGTCCGAAGCAGGACGTCCTCCACGGACCCGCAGCTCAACTTTGACATAGTCGAGCTGAACGGCACTCCCAATAACACACCGG agagCAGCTGTGTAGAGACAGGACAGGTGACACAGCTGGACAGAGACACGGTTCTCATCGCCCTGGAGA GAAGTGTTAAGATTGTGAATCTGCAAGGGCTTCCCACCAAAGAGCTAACCCATGAGATGGTCTTTGACTTCCCGATCGACACACTAG TTTGTTTACAGGACAGCATCCTGGCGTTCTGGAAACACGGGCTGAAAGGAAGGAGTCTTCATTCAAATGAG GTTACACAGGAAATCACAGACAACACTCGCCTGTTCAGGGTGTTGGGCACAAACAG GGATATAATCCTACAGAGCACACCAACCGACGACCCACATGCGTTTAGCAACCTCTACATCTTAACGGGTCATGAAAGCAGCTACTGA